A DNA window from Labilithrix sp. contains the following coding sequences:
- a CDS encoding laccase domain-containing protein: MVTSGLVLTASTLRDAGFRHGFSTRPLGDFALLRAPAGPQRALAEVVGFDPARLHQATQVHGAAVVDAAGAPDTTREADALVATAAGDAVGVRVADCVPVLLADPATGTVAAVHAGWKGVVAGVVGAALARFADKSRLLAAIGPCIGACCFEVGSDVAAKIGFVDRTAGDKAFVDLRKAVRRELEGLAAIEDVPGCTKHEAQRFHSYRRDGDASGRLIGVIVAK; this comes from the coding sequence ATGGTGACCTCCGGCCTCGTCCTCACCGCCAGCACGCTGCGCGACGCCGGGTTTCGCCACGGCTTCTCGACGCGCCCGCTCGGCGACTTCGCGCTGCTACGTGCGCCCGCCGGTCCACAGCGCGCGCTCGCGGAGGTGGTGGGGTTCGACCCCGCGCGCCTGCATCAAGCGACGCAGGTGCACGGCGCCGCGGTCGTCGACGCGGCGGGCGCGCCCGACACGACGCGCGAAGCGGACGCGCTCGTCGCGACGGCGGCGGGCGACGCGGTCGGCGTTCGCGTCGCGGACTGCGTCCCCGTCTTGCTCGCGGATCCGGCGACGGGGACGGTCGCGGCGGTGCACGCGGGTTGGAAGGGCGTCGTCGCCGGCGTCGTCGGCGCGGCGCTCGCGCGCTTCGCCGACAAGAGCCGTCTCCTCGCCGCGATCGGCCCGTGCATCGGCGCGTGCTGCTTCGAGGTCGGGAGCGACGTCGCGGCGAAGATCGGCTTCGTCGATCGCACCGCCGGCGACAAGGCGTTCGTCGATCTCCGGAAGGCGGTGCGCAGAGAGCTCGAGGGCCTCGCCGCGATCGAGGACGTGCCGGGGTGCACGAAGCACGAAGCACAGCGCTTTCATTCGTACCGTCGCGACGGCGACGCGAGCGGGCGGCTCATCGGCGTGATCGTGGCGAAGTGA
- a CDS encoding uracil-DNA glycosylase, giving the protein MIGPVVHGPAMLSKVLLVGQAPGPHEGALGRPFAWTAGKTLFRWFEESCGLDEEAFRARIYMAAVARCFPGKASGGGDRRPDPDEVMRCGRFLAREVRALEPELVLAVGSLAINVVLGPYAAKKKLDELVGGVVRVGWHGHETDVIALPHPSGASPWHKLEPGVTLLRRALAAAAAHPAMRGL; this is encoded by the coding sequence ATGATCGGGCCCGTCGTCCACGGGCCGGCGATGCTCTCGAAGGTGCTGCTCGTCGGCCAGGCGCCGGGCCCGCACGAAGGCGCGCTCGGGCGGCCGTTCGCGTGGACGGCGGGCAAGACGCTCTTCCGCTGGTTCGAGGAGTCGTGCGGCCTCGACGAAGAGGCGTTCCGCGCGCGCATCTACATGGCCGCGGTCGCGCGCTGCTTCCCGGGCAAGGCGTCCGGCGGCGGCGATCGGAGGCCCGATCCCGACGAGGTCATGCGCTGCGGACGCTTCCTCGCGCGGGAGGTGCGGGCGCTCGAGCCGGAGCTCGTCCTCGCGGTGGGCTCGCTCGCGATCAACGTGGTCCTCGGGCCGTACGCGGCGAAGAAGAAGCTCGACGAGCTCGTCGGCGGCGTCGTGCGCGTCGGGTGGCACGGGCACGAGACCGACGTGATCGCGCTGCCGCATCCGAGCGGTGCGTCGCCGTGGCACAAGCTGGAACCCGGCGTCACGCTCCTCCGCCGCGCGCTCGCGGCGGCGGCGGCGCATCCGGCGATGCGCGGGCTGTGA
- a CDS encoding tetratricopeptide repeat protein, which produces MAARTARSRALYARRGLATHGSIDRTTHAMLLRQLYLSLFEGRRFRQAHDVALQALELDVLADVLNQDAARAALADGDLESALGHLRAAARRGPASRRPFHLWTLGSALFLAKRYDEAVAALSRAARWGTKDKPLYRAHLALARLAAGESPGTAELQETINQLAEAPCGQGYGRFVLGHLAYAAGEWPIAKRYLEAFLKRTTASRPALGIALEGEVRMTKATLAKMSAN; this is translated from the coding sequence ATGGCGGCGCGAACGGCTCGGTCTCGCGCGCTGTATGCAAGGCGCGGGCTCGCCACGCACGGGTCGATCGACCGGACGACCCACGCGATGCTCCTCCGGCAGCTCTACCTTTCGTTGTTCGAAGGGCGGCGCTTCCGGCAGGCCCATGACGTCGCGCTCCAGGCGCTCGAGCTCGACGTGCTCGCGGACGTCCTGAACCAGGACGCCGCCCGCGCCGCGCTCGCGGACGGCGACCTCGAGAGCGCGCTCGGCCACCTCCGGGCGGCGGCGAGGCGGGGGCCGGCGTCGCGCCGTCCGTTCCACCTCTGGACGCTGGGGAGCGCGCTCTTCCTCGCGAAGCGCTACGACGAGGCGGTCGCCGCGCTCTCGCGCGCCGCGCGGTGGGGGACGAAGGACAAGCCGCTCTATCGCGCGCACCTCGCGCTCGCGCGCCTCGCGGCGGGCGAGTCGCCCGGAACGGCCGAGCTTCAGGAGACGATCAACCAGCTCGCGGAGGCGCCGTGCGGCCAGGGCTACGGCCGCTTCGTCCTCGGCCACCTCGCCTACGCCGCTGGCGAGTGGCCCATCGCGAAGCGCTACCTCGAGGCCTTCCTGAAACGCACCACCGCCTCCCGCCCCGCCCTAGGCATCGCCCTCGAAGGCGAGGTCCGCATGACGAAGGCAACCCTCGCCAAGATGAGCGCAAACTAG
- the glyQ gene encoding glycine--tRNA ligase subunit alpha: MYFQELIIGLQDFWAKRGCLIVQPYNSEVGAGTYNPATFLRAIGPEPWNVAFVEPSRRPTDGRYGDNPNRLQQFHQYQVILKPAPIDIQDQYLDSLYAIGTKPKEHDLRFVEDDWESPTLGAWGLGWQVWLDGLEISQFTYFQQVGGIDCKPVAGELTYGLERMCMYLQDADNIYDVMWAPGVKYGEVAKRAEWEWSTYNFEQADVAAHFAAFDQYEKEAKRLLALSEDPLKKLVLPAYDFVVKAAHQFNVLDARGAIGVTERARFIGRVRGIAKAVAEAYYAQREALGFPLLKTAPSAQAAE, encoded by the coding sequence ATGTATTTCCAGGAGCTCATCATCGGGCTGCAGGACTTCTGGGCGAAGCGCGGCTGCCTCATCGTGCAGCCGTACAACTCGGAGGTCGGCGCGGGCACGTACAACCCGGCGACGTTCCTGCGCGCGATCGGCCCCGAGCCCTGGAACGTCGCGTTCGTCGAGCCGTCGCGCCGTCCGACCGACGGCCGCTACGGCGACAACCCGAACCGGCTCCAGCAGTTCCACCAGTACCAGGTGATCCTCAAGCCGGCGCCGATCGACATCCAGGACCAGTACCTCGACTCGCTCTACGCGATCGGGACGAAGCCGAAGGAGCACGACCTCCGCTTCGTCGAGGACGACTGGGAGTCCCCCACCCTCGGCGCGTGGGGGCTCGGCTGGCAGGTGTGGCTCGACGGGCTCGAGATCAGCCAGTTCACGTATTTCCAGCAGGTCGGCGGCATCGACTGCAAGCCGGTCGCGGGTGAGCTCACCTACGGCCTCGAGCGGATGTGCATGTACTTGCAGGACGCCGACAACATCTACGACGTGATGTGGGCGCCCGGCGTCAAGTACGGCGAGGTCGCGAAGCGCGCGGAGTGGGAGTGGTCGACCTACAATTTCGAGCAAGCCGACGTAGCCGCGCATTTCGCTGCATTCGACCAATACGAGAAAGAGGCGAAGCGCCTCCTCGCGCTCTCGGAGGACCCGTTGAAGAAGCTCGTCCTCCCCGCGTACGACTTCGTCGTGAAGGCGGCGCATCAGTTCAACGTGCTCGACGCGCGGGGGGCGATCGGGGTCACCGAGCGCGCGCGCTTCATCGGCCGCGTGCGCGGCATCGCGAAGGCGGTCGCGGAGGCGTACTACGCGCAGCGCGAGGCGCTCGGCTTCCCGCTCCTGAAGACGGCGCCGAGCGCGCAGGCGGCGGAGTGA
- a CDS encoding GreA/GreB family elongation factor has protein sequence MERADRIAVKGRLVGGLVAKLEAELANMRRAAKDAREAATHEEAKPENDKDTRALEASYLAGAQAARVRELEGSIKLANAMAIVSYEGKAIQAAAVVTLEDDDDVRSVFFVAPVGGGYQLAEGDLEAQVVTPTSPLGRALLGKTQGDVIEMRSQTLRGPGPLREMTIVDVW, from the coding sequence GTGGAGCGCGCGGACCGCATCGCGGTGAAGGGGCGTCTCGTCGGCGGGCTCGTCGCGAAGCTCGAGGCCGAGCTCGCGAACATGCGTCGCGCGGCGAAGGACGCGCGCGAGGCCGCGACGCACGAGGAGGCGAAGCCGGAGAACGACAAGGACACGCGGGCGCTCGAGGCGTCGTACCTCGCCGGCGCGCAAGCGGCGCGCGTCCGCGAGCTCGAGGGATCGATCAAGCTCGCGAACGCGATGGCGATCGTCTCGTACGAGGGCAAGGCGATCCAGGCCGCGGCCGTCGTCACGCTCGAGGACGACGACGACGTTCGCAGCGTCTTCTTCGTCGCGCCCGTCGGCGGCGGCTACCAGCTCGCGGAAGGCGACCTCGAGGCGCAGGTCGTCACGCCCACGTCACCGCTCGGTCGCGCCCTCCTCGGCAAGACCCAAGGCGACGTGATCGAGATGCGCTCGCAGACGCTGCGCGGCCCCGGCCCCCTGCGCGAGATGACGATCGTCGACGTCTGGTAG
- a CDS encoding ATP-grasp domain-containing protein yields MARNVVFISPFPTEATLRFIRAVSKMEDVRLLGVVHTPPPGADALFHDFVRVTEPMNVEDSIEAIEILKKRHGDPYRIVGVLEAMTVHVAQVREHFGVPGTSSKVAELFRDKARMKDTLRAAGLPVARHKVITSASDATELGAEVGYPIIVKPLAGLGSRATFRVRSEQEFLSAIASTNLPVLAEEMLVGTEHTMETITIDGEPRVVSFSRYYPSCLEAVENPWIQWACVLPREIDDPVYEEAKKLGVAAIAALGLETEMTHMEWFQRKDGSLAIGEIAQRPPGPQLCQMTGLVHDVDVYRAWGRAVIDGAFDGPWERKYAAGAAFIRSVGHGRVIGVSGLRETHQQIGLWLVEAKIPSIGDRKGEGYEGDGYIVVKAESTKKVQELIDTIVNTIRIAYSS; encoded by the coding sequence ATGGCGCGTAACGTGGTCTTCATCTCTCCGTTCCCGACCGAGGCGACGCTGCGCTTCATCCGGGCGGTCTCCAAGATGGAGGATGTCCGTCTCCTCGGCGTCGTCCACACGCCGCCTCCCGGCGCGGACGCGCTCTTTCACGACTTCGTGCGCGTCACCGAGCCGATGAACGTAGAGGACTCGATCGAGGCGATCGAGATCCTCAAGAAGCGCCACGGCGATCCGTACCGCATCGTCGGCGTCCTCGAGGCGATGACGGTGCACGTCGCGCAGGTGCGCGAGCACTTCGGCGTGCCGGGCACGTCGTCGAAGGTGGCGGAGCTGTTCCGCGACAAGGCGCGGATGAAGGACACGCTCCGCGCCGCCGGCCTCCCGGTCGCGCGCCACAAGGTGATCACGAGCGCGTCCGACGCGACCGAGCTCGGCGCCGAGGTCGGCTACCCGATCATCGTGAAGCCGCTCGCGGGCCTCGGCTCGCGCGCCACCTTCCGCGTCCGCTCGGAGCAGGAGTTCCTCTCCGCGATCGCGTCGACCAACCTCCCGGTCCTCGCCGAGGAGATGCTCGTCGGCACCGAGCACACGATGGAGACGATCACGATCGACGGCGAGCCGCGCGTGGTCTCGTTCTCGCGCTACTACCCGAGCTGCCTCGAGGCGGTCGAGAACCCATGGATCCAGTGGGCGTGCGTGCTGCCGCGCGAGATCGACGACCCGGTCTACGAGGAGGCGAAGAAGCTCGGCGTCGCCGCGATCGCGGCGCTCGGCCTCGAGACGGAGATGACGCACATGGAGTGGTTCCAGCGGAAGGACGGCTCCCTCGCGATCGGCGAGATCGCGCAGCGCCCGCCGGGCCCGCAGCTCTGTCAGATGACGGGCCTCGTGCACGACGTCGACGTCTATCGCGCGTGGGGCCGCGCGGTCATCGACGGCGCCTTCGACGGCCCATGGGAGCGCAAATACGCCGCCGGCGCCGCGTTCATCCGCTCCGTCGGCCACGGCCGCGTCATCGGCGTAAGCGGCCTCCGCGAGACGCACCAGCAGATCGGCCTCTGGCTCGTAGAGGCAAAGATCCCGAGCATCGGCGACCGAAAAGGCGAAGGCTACGAAGGCGACGGCTACATCGTCGTAAAGGCGGAGAGCACGAAGAAGGTCCAGGAGCTCATCGACACGATCGTGAACACGATCCGCATAGCTTACTCTTCATAG
- a CDS encoding serine/threonine protein kinase translates to MARPQDPFIGRDILNGQFQILQKIGSGGMGSVYKALQPAMNRMVAVKILHPKLANRKDLVSRFRREARAMSHLTHPNTVKVLLYGELEDGSLYIVMEYLDGKNLNQTVRAEGPMPLQRGLPILIQASNALEEAHRAGIIHRDLKPENIFLSQQGGMKDYAKVLDFGLAKVTEREMRPGSIILTQEGMVFGTPEFMSPEQAQGKPLTPASDIYSLAVILYEVLTGKLPFDAKNPMEFIQLHVTAKPKPINERVPGKTFPPLLWTVLEKALAKKSEDRYASGGEFAHALQAVLNGAHEVPPFQNGQAAQPMLGAAGAAPVLPQAGPPQGAPPAPAPNAPTRTTPLPARTPSRSKGPSVGLLIGVAAAFLLVGAALAALVMKLVLK, encoded by the coding sequence ATGGCGCGCCCTCAGGATCCGTTCATCGGTCGCGACATCCTGAACGGCCAGTTCCAGATCCTGCAGAAGATCGGATCGGGCGGCATGGGCTCCGTCTACAAGGCGCTCCAGCCCGCGATGAACCGCATGGTGGCGGTGAAGATCCTCCACCCCAAGCTCGCGAACCGGAAGGACCTCGTGTCGCGCTTCCGCCGCGAGGCGCGCGCGATGAGCCACCTCACCCACCCCAACACGGTGAAGGTGCTGCTCTACGGCGAGCTCGAGGACGGCTCCCTCTACATCGTCATGGAGTACCTCGACGGCAAGAACCTCAATCAGACGGTTCGCGCCGAAGGTCCGATGCCGCTCCAGCGCGGGCTGCCGATCCTCATCCAGGCGAGCAACGCGCTCGAGGAGGCGCACCGCGCCGGCATCATCCATCGCGACCTCAAGCCCGAGAACATCTTCCTGAGCCAGCAGGGCGGGATGAAGGACTACGCGAAGGTCCTCGACTTCGGGCTCGCGAAGGTGACCGAGCGCGAGATGCGCCCCGGCTCCATCATCCTCACGCAGGAGGGCATGGTCTTCGGCACGCCGGAGTTCATGAGCCCCGAGCAGGCGCAAGGGAAGCCGCTCACGCCCGCGAGCGACATCTACTCGCTCGCGGTGATCCTCTACGAGGTCCTCACCGGCAAGCTGCCGTTCGACGCGAAGAACCCGATGGAGTTCATCCAGCTCCACGTCACCGCGAAGCCGAAGCCGATCAACGAGCGCGTCCCCGGCAAGACGTTCCCGCCGCTCCTCTGGACCGTGCTCGAGAAGGCGCTCGCGAAGAAGTCGGAGGACCGCTACGCGAGCGGCGGCGAGTTCGCGCACGCGCTCCAGGCCGTCCTCAACGGCGCGCACGAGGTGCCGCCCTTCCAGAACGGCCAGGCCGCGCAGCCGATGCTCGGTGCGGCCGGCGCCGCGCCGGTGCTCCCGCAGGCGGGCCCCCCGCAGGGCGCGCCGCCGGCGCCCGCGCCGAACGCGCCGACGCGCACGACGCCGCTCCCCGCGCGGACGCCGAGCCGCTCGAAGGGCCCGAGCGTCGGCCTCCTCATCGGCGTCGCGGCCGCGTTCCTCCTCGTCGGCGCCGCCCTCGCCGCGCTCGTGATGAAGCTCGTCCTCAAGTAG
- a CDS encoding thioredoxin family protein, with product MLLALMLLPAMAFAAGAACLDGSNTSEFDQALKEHGVVFALGGAFVAGLLTSLTPCVYPMVPITVSIFGATGENTSRARGAALSGAFVLGIAALFTPMGLISAKTGAMMGQALSNVYVVCALAIVFVALASSMFGAFELALPSGVTNKLSTVGGVGYKGAFVMGLVMGLVAAPCTGPFLTGILIAIAQTQNLLLGGAALFAFAMGLGVIFFVAGAFGANLPKGGAWMMGVKWVSGVGLAYMAFSYIRDKFEVIRKLVDHPGYAFGAAAIAIFAVGVGLGLVHIVAERRKSPIAHLSKRMKLLSIVPAVAGAAMLFSWLPLNHEPEVATGDAPEITWLTSEQAALAKANAESKPVVIDFGAAWCKACKELERETFPDQAVRAEARRYIALRVDATDDEDDEIIRLRKKYDVKGLPTVIFLDKSGKEVTRFTDFVKPDKFAEALKCNANAAGKSPEAVGLNL from the coding sequence GTGCTCCTGGCGCTGATGCTCCTCCCCGCGATGGCCTTCGCGGCGGGTGCGGCGTGTCTCGACGGCTCGAACACGAGCGAGTTCGACCAGGCGCTCAAGGAGCACGGCGTCGTCTTCGCGCTCGGAGGCGCGTTCGTCGCGGGGCTCCTCACCAGCCTCACGCCATGCGTGTATCCGATGGTGCCGATCACGGTGTCGATCTTCGGCGCGACCGGCGAAAACACGTCGCGCGCGCGCGGGGCGGCGCTGTCGGGGGCGTTCGTCCTCGGGATCGCGGCGCTCTTCACGCCGATGGGGCTCATCTCCGCCAAGACCGGCGCGATGATGGGGCAGGCGCTCTCCAACGTGTACGTCGTGTGCGCGCTCGCGATCGTCTTCGTCGCCCTCGCCTCGTCGATGTTCGGCGCGTTCGAGCTCGCGCTGCCGTCCGGCGTCACGAACAAGCTCTCCACCGTCGGCGGCGTCGGCTACAAGGGCGCCTTCGTCATGGGCCTCGTGATGGGGCTCGTCGCGGCGCCGTGCACGGGCCCGTTCCTCACCGGCATCCTCATCGCGATCGCGCAGACCCAGAACCTCCTCCTCGGCGGCGCCGCGCTCTTCGCGTTCGCGATGGGGCTCGGCGTCATCTTCTTCGTCGCCGGCGCGTTCGGCGCGAACCTCCCCAAGGGCGGCGCCTGGATGATGGGCGTGAAGTGGGTCAGCGGCGTCGGCCTCGCGTACATGGCGTTCTCGTACATCCGCGACAAGTTCGAGGTGATCCGCAAGCTCGTCGACCACCCGGGCTACGCCTTCGGCGCCGCCGCGATCGCGATCTTCGCGGTCGGCGTCGGGCTCGGCCTCGTCCACATCGTCGCGGAGCGCCGCAAGTCGCCGATCGCGCACCTCTCGAAGCGCATGAAGCTGCTCTCGATCGTGCCGGCGGTGGCGGGCGCGGCGATGCTCTTCTCGTGGCTCCCGCTCAACCACGAGCCCGAGGTCGCGACGGGCGACGCGCCGGAGATCACCTGGCTCACGAGCGAGCAGGCGGCGCTCGCGAAGGCGAACGCGGAGAGCAAGCCGGTCGTCATCGACTTCGGCGCAGCGTGGTGCAAGGCCTGCAAGGAGCTCGAGCGCGAGACGTTCCCCGACCAGGCGGTGCGCGCGGAGGCGCGCCGCTACATCGCGCTCCGCGTCGACGCGACCGACGACGAAGACGACGAGATCATCCGGCTCCGCAAGAAGTACGACGTGAAGGGCCTGCCCACCGTCATCTTCCTCGACAAGAGCGGCAAGGAGGTCACGCGCTTCACCGACTTCGTGAAGCCGGACAAGTTCGCCGAGGCGCTCAAGTGCAACGCGAACGCCGCGGGCAAGAGCCCGGAGGCGGTCGGCCTCAACCTGTAG
- a CDS encoding phosphodiester glycosidase family protein: MRKRSRARVVLFVAIVLGVLAAFVLSKRAVRRPSSAERSAAGGAAEDQDDPSAIVEDARRYEVRTWSFPLARFELRIEDAAMTTALDGVLERAEGELAVNGGFFGPDGKPVGLAVSNGAVLSRLSKQMSGGVLTVDDDEAHLFAAETFDVPDSGAHFAVQCRPRLVVDGVANVKSDDGKRAERSALCVRDGGRVVDVVIVRGSHDGEIPGPSLFALAKHLAGAGCESALNLDGGPSTGVAWREDGGVKLLAPRSPVRHAIILREKR; this comes from the coding sequence ATGCGGAAGCGATCGCGCGCGCGCGTCGTGCTCTTCGTCGCGATCGTCCTCGGTGTGCTCGCGGCGTTCGTGCTCTCGAAGCGCGCGGTGCGCCGGCCTTCGAGCGCGGAGCGGTCGGCCGCGGGCGGCGCGGCGGAGGACCAGGACGATCCGAGCGCGATCGTCGAAGACGCGCGGCGCTACGAGGTCCGGACGTGGTCGTTCCCGCTCGCGCGCTTCGAGCTGCGGATCGAGGACGCCGCGATGACGACCGCGCTCGACGGCGTGCTCGAGCGCGCCGAGGGCGAGCTCGCGGTCAACGGCGGCTTCTTCGGCCCCGACGGCAAGCCGGTCGGGCTCGCGGTCTCGAACGGCGCGGTGCTCTCGCGCCTCTCGAAGCAGATGTCCGGCGGCGTGCTCACCGTCGACGACGACGAGGCCCACCTCTTCGCGGCGGAGACCTTCGACGTGCCGGACAGCGGCGCGCACTTCGCGGTGCAGTGCCGGCCGCGCCTCGTCGTCGACGGCGTGGCCAACGTGAAGAGCGACGACGGCAAGCGAGCGGAGCGGAGCGCGCTGTGCGTCCGCGACGGCGGTCGCGTCGTCGACGTCGTCATCGTGCGCGGGAGCCACGACGGCGAGATCCCGGGCCCCTCGCTCTTCGCGCTCGCGAAGCACCTCGCCGGCGCAGGCTGCGAGTCCGCGCTCAACCTCGACGGCGGCCCCTCGACCGGCGTGGCCTGGCGCGAGGACGGCGGCGTGAAGCTCCTCGCCCCACGCTCCCCCGTCCGCCACGCCATCATCCTCCGCGAGAAGCGCTGA